One genomic window of Pempheris klunzingeri isolate RE-2024b chromosome 12, fPemKlu1.hap1, whole genome shotgun sequence includes the following:
- the LOC139210500 gene encoding monocarboxylate transporter 12-B-like — protein sequence MAFTKEEKIKGGRRASGVTTPPEGGWGWMIVAGCFLAIMCIRAVTRCVSMFFVEFQLHFEKDYSTTAWIHSLIDCTTMLCAPLGGFLGNRISCRATVILGGLLSSAGFVLSSFATSLEHLYIFLGILTGLGFALSYTPAIAMVGRYFSERKALAYGIALSGSGIGTFVLAPAVQLLIEHYSWRGALLILGGFVSHLLVCGALMRPLEPRGDERIWENNMANLEKDCMMKVLDSKDTEQISADCSQKQLEINNLKDTEDLLIANGALKNFGLENNKLGQGNIALLSGPSLPDLSLKDLKIAECILFSNKLTEKMLGESKLSDPKLANGSSVEDLKLVESMNLNNKAADMDAKIEDSGLTKAIPIDACHFDKTISPPPEPLVTPRGHCFCLKSSEEFGFLLSSDFLILSVSFLFLAYGCSAPLVYLVPYALSVGLGHQQAAFLMSMFGVSSIVGNITFGWVTDRKCLKRYRLLCYMVAIGMEGLCCMFVPFLHSFSLLVSFSVLYGYFDGAYGALIPVVTSDLVGSTYLTSALGVVYFLHAIPYLVSPPIGGWFVDRLGNYTATFFLSGASFMFSSVVLAAGVLVKHHRRSASDSAAHLNPSHTAAAAQQGII from the exons ATGGCTTTCACCAAGGAGGAGAAGATCAAGGGAGGGAGACGGGCGTCGGGGGTCACGACCCCACCGGAAGGTGGCTGGGGATGGATGATCGTCGCTGGCTGTTTCCTCGCCATCATGTGCATCCGGGCAGTGaccag ATGTGTTTCCATGTTCTTTGTGGAGTTCCAGCTGCACTTTGAGAAGGATTATTCCACCACTGCCTGGATCCACAGTCTGATCgactgcaccaccatgctctGCG CTCCTTTGGGTGGTTTCCTTGGGAACCGTATCTCCTGCAGAGCTACAGTGATCCTGGGAGGTCTGCTGTCCTCTGCTGGCTTTGTGCTCAGCTCCTTTGCTACCAGTCTGGAACATCTATACATCTTCCTGGGCATCCTCACAG GTCTTGGCTTTGCTCTCAGCTACACACCAGCCATAGCGATGGTTGGGCGGTACTTCAGTGAGAGGAAAGCTCTGGCCTATGGCATCGCCTTGTCTG GTAGTGGCATTGGGACTTTTGTCCTGGCTCCTGCGGTCCAACTGCTGATAGAGCATTACTCCTGGAGAGGAGCCCTGCTCATCCTTGGAGGATTTGTTTCCCATCTGTTGGTCTGTGGTGCTCTGATGAGGCCGCTGGAACCAAGAGGAGATGAAAG GATATGGGAGAACAACATGGCAAACCTGGAGAAAGATTGCATGATGAAAGTGCTGGATTCCAAAGACACTGAACAAATATCTGCTGACTGCAGCCAAAAGCAGCTAGAAATAAACAACTTAAAGGATACTGAAGATCTACTCATAGCCAATGGAGCACTCAAAAACTTTGGACTTGAAAACAACAAACTAGGTCAGGGAAACATAGCGCTGCTGTCAGGCCCGAGCCTGCCTGATCTCAGTCTGAAAGATCTGAAGATAgctgaatgtattttatttagcaACAAGCTGACAGAGAAAATGCTAGGGGAGAGTAAACTCTCAGATCCTAAACTAGCAAATGGCAGCTCAGTTGAGGACTTGAAATTAGTGGAAAGCATGAACTTGAACAACAAGGCAGCTGATATGGATGCTAAGATTGAAGACTCAGGACTTACCAAAGCCATACCAATAGATGCTTGTCACTTCGATAAAACCATTAGCCCTCCTCCAGAGCCTTTAGTGACGCCCAGAGgtcactgcttttgtctcaagTCCAGTGAAGAGTTCGGATTTCTCCTTTCATCCGACTTCCTGATTCTGTCTGTGTCCTTCTTGTTTCTGGCATATGGCTGCAGCGCTCCATTAGTATACCTGGTTCCTTATGCCCTCAGTGTAGGGTTGGGACACCAGCAGGCTGCCTTCCTAATGTCCATGTTTGGTGTCAGCAGCATTGTGGGTAACATCACCTTTGGATGggtcacagacaggaa GTGTCTGAAGCGGTATCGCTTACTGTGTTACATGGTAGCGATAGGCATGGAGGGCCTCTGCTGTATGTTCGTCCCCTTCCTTcactccttctccctcctgGTTTCATTTTCCGTTCTGTACGGGTACTTTGACGGGGCGTATGGAGCGCTCATCCCTGTGGTGACCTCAGATCTGGTGGGCTCCACCTACCTGACCTCTGCTCTGGGTGTGGTCTACTTCCTGCATGCCATTCCCTACCTGGTCAGCCCACCAATAGGAG GTTGGTTCGTAGACAGGCTGGGAAACTACACAGCAACCTTCTTCCTCAGCGGGGCTTCCTTCATGTTCAGCTCTGTGGTCCTAGCAGCAGGCGTCCTCGTCAAACACCATCGGAGGTCCGCGTCTGACTCAGCTGCACATTTAAATCCcagtcacactgctgctgcagctcagcagggcATCATATGA